The genomic window GACAATACATGGCTCAACGAAAAACAGGAGACATCATAGCCATAGGTTCGGTAGTCGGACGAAACATTTCGCCCTTCGGCGGATTTTACGGTTCAAGCAAATTTGCCGTTGCCGCAATTGCGGAAGCTCTTCGCCGTGAGATCTGCGCACATGGTGTACGCGTTTCCACGGTTATGCCCGGCATTGTGCTTAGCGAATTCCAGGAGGTAGCAGGCTATAATAAGGAAAATTTTTTCAATACCGTTAACCAGTTCGGCGAATTACTTGAACCCCGGGACATTGCCGAAGGTATTTACTGGCTTCTCACATTGCCGCCTCATGTCAATATCAATGAAATCATGATTCGTCCTACCGGTCAAAATTATCCATGATGCAGCGTAAGAAACAAAAATACAGGAGGCTTATGGTATGGTTATCATTATTCTCTATGTGATATTGGGCTTGGTGGCAGGAATCTTTAGCGGGCTAATTGGTATTGGCGGAGGAATTATTATTATTCCTGCACTTGTATTTTTATTTGGTTTTTCACAACATCAGGCACAGGGGACAACATTGGCTCTGCTGGTACCGCCAATTGGTTTGCTTGCAGCATGGATGTACTATACGCAAGGGTATGTAAATATACAGGCAGCAATTTTTATATGTTTGGGGTTTTTTTTAGGCGGCT from Pseudomonadota bacterium includes these protein-coding regions:
- a CDS encoding TSUP family transporter, encoding MVIIILYVILGLVAGIFSGLIGIGGGIIIIPALVFLFGFSQHQAQGTTLALLVPPIGLLAAWMYYTQGYVNIQAAIFICLGFFLGGFLGAKFAMVLSNIVLEKIFGVVLLLVALKMIFAR